One Papaver somniferum cultivar HN1 unplaced genomic scaffold, ASM357369v1 unplaced-scaffold_76, whole genome shotgun sequence genomic window carries:
- the LOC113344462 gene encoding glycine-rich cell wall structural protein 1.8-like isoform X1 → MATHKRAIVSVIFGVLLGLSICSSARNLLNEEEAGVGVAHAGGEGGYGGGGAYGAGGGTGGGYGAGGGSGAGYGSGHGAGYGAGGGHGGGVVGGGSQGGGSQSGGYGAGNGRGAGGGVVGGGGSGIGAGGAHGGGYGVGGGGGAGGAHNGGYGAGGGGAHGGGYGVGGGGAQGGGYGAGGAGGAHGGGYGAGGGGGAGGSQGGGYGAGGGGAHGGGYGAGGGGGAGGAHGGGYGAGGGGAHGGGYGAGGGGAHGAGGYGDGGGGAGYGGGDGGY, encoded by the exons ATGGCTACTCATAAAAGAGCTATTGTTAGTGTCATTTTCGGTGTCTTATTAGGTTTAAGCATTTGTTCATCAGCTAGAAATCTTCTCAATGAAGAAGAAGCTGGTGTCGGTGTAGCACATGCTGGTGGTGAAGGGGGTTATGGCGGTGGAGGAGCCTATGGTGCTGGTGGAGGAACTGGTGGAGGATATGGTGCAGGTGGAGGAAGTGGTGCAGGGTATGGTTCTGGTCATGGTGCTGGCTATGGTGCTGGAGGTGGACATGGTGGTGGCGTTGTTGGTGGAGGATCTCAAGGTGGAGGATCTCAAAGTGGAGGTTACGGTGCCGGAAATGGTAGAGGAGCTGGTGGTGGGGTTGTTGGTGGTGGAGGTAGTGGAATAGGTGCTGGTGGGGCTCATGGTGGTGGTTACGGTGTCGGAGGTGGCGGGGGAGCTGGAGGAGCTCATAATGGTGGTTATGGTGCCGGAGGTGGTGGAGCTCATGGTGGTGGTTACGGTGTCGGAGGTGGTGGAGCTCAAGGAGGAGGTTACGGTGCTGGAGGAGCTGGTGGAGCGC ATGGTGGTGGTTATGGTgccggaggtggtggtggagctgGTGGATCTCAAGGTGGTGGTTACGGAGCTGGAGGTGGTGGAGCTCACGGTGGTGGTTATGGTGCTGGAGGTGGTGGCGGAGCTGGTGGAGCTCATGGTGGTGGCTATGGTGCTGGAGGTGGCGGAGCTCACGGTGGTGGTTACGGTGCTGGAGGTGGTGGAGCTCACGGTGCTGGTGGTTACGGTGATGGAGGTGGTGGAGCTGGTTacggtggaggtgatggtggttacTAA
- the LOC113344462 gene encoding glycine-rich cell wall structural protein 1.8-like isoform X2, translating into MATHKRAIVSVIFGVLLGLSICSSARNLLNEEEAGVGVAHAGGEGGYGGGGAYGAGGGTGGGYGAGGGSGAGYGSGHGAGYGAGGGHGGGVVGGGSQGGGSQSGGYGAGNGRGAGGGVVGGGGSGIGAGGAHGGGYGVGGGGGAGGAHNGGYGAGGGGAHGGGYGVGGGGAQGGGYGAGGAGGAHGGGYGAGGGGAHGGGYGAGGGGGAGGAHGGGYGAGGGGAHGGGYGAGGGGAHGAGGYGDGGGGAGYGGGDGGY; encoded by the exons ATGGCTACTCATAAAAGAGCTATTGTTAGTGTCATTTTCGGTGTCTTATTAGGTTTAAGCATTTGTTCATCAGCTAGAAATCTTCTCAATGAAGAAGAAGCTGGTGTCGGTGTAGCACATGCTGGTGGTGAAGGGGGTTATGGCGGTGGAGGAGCCTATGGTGCTGGTGGAGGAACTGGTGGAGGATATGGTGCAGGTGGAGGAAGTGGTGCAGGGTATGGTTCTGGTCATGGTGCTGGCTATGGTGCTGGAGGTGGACATGGTGGTGGCGTTGTTGGTGGAGGATCTCAAGGTGGAGGATCTCAAAGTGGAGGTTACGGTGCCGGAAATGGTAGAGGAGCTGGTGGTGGGGTTGTTGGTGGTGGAGGTAGTGGAATAGGTGCTGGTGGGGCTCATGGTGGTGGTTACGGTGTCGGAGGTGGCGGGGGAGCTGGAGGAGCTCATAATGGTGGTTATGGTGCCGGAGGTGGTGGAGCTCATGGTGGTGGTTACGGTGTCGGAGGTGGTGGAGCTCAAGGAGGAGGTTACGGTGCTGGAGGAGCTGGTGGAGCGCATG GTGGTGGTTACGGAGCTGGAGGTGGTGGAGCTCACGGTGGTGGTTATGGTGCTGGAGGTGGTGGCGGAGCTGGTGGAGCTCATGGTGGTGGCTATGGTGCTGGAGGTGGCGGAGCTCACGGTGGTGGTTACGGTGCTGGAGGTGGTGGAGCTCACGGTGCTGGTGGTTACGGTGATGGAGGTGGTGGAGCTGGTTacggtggaggtgatggtggttacTAA